GGTCACCCAATATGGCCAAATGACCGCCGGATCTTTTATGTATATTGGGCCGCAAGGTATTGTACACGGAACAACCATTACGGTACTAAATGCCGGACGCAGGCTTGGTATTGCCGGGCCTGATGGGTTGCAGGGCGTAGTTTTTGCAACTTCGGGTTTAGGGGGCATGTCAGGAGCGCAAGCAAAAGCAGCCGTAATTGCCGGAGCGGTAGGCGTGGTGGCCGAAATTAACCCCAAAGTGGTAGCACTTCGCCACCGGCAAGGGTGGGTTGACGAAGTTTATACCGATTTAGCACAGCTATCAGCAAGAATAATGCAGGCGAAAGGAAACGGCCAAGCCGTATCGTTGGCTTATGAGGGCAATGTAGTAGATATGTGGGAGTATTTTGCCCAACATAATATCCGGATTGAATTGGGTTCAGACCAAACCTCGTTGCATAACCCTTGGGCCGGAGGGTATTATCCCGCCGGATATACGCTTGAGGAATCTCAAGATTTAATGGCGCAAAATCCCGATGCGTTTCGTACTGCGGTACAGCAAAGTTTAATTCGGCAGGTAAATGCTGTCAATAAATTAGGTACTAACTTAGGTATGTATTTTTGGGATTATGGCAATGCTTTTTTACTCGAAGCCAGTCGTGCCGGTGCCGATGTGATGGCTGCCAACGGCATCGACTTTAAATACCCAAGCTATGTGCAAGACATATTAGGCCCGCTTTGTTTTGATTACGGGTTTGGCCCGTTTAGATGGGTTTGCACAAGTAACACTAACGAAGACTTGGCTACAACAGATGCTTTAGCCGCCCAAGTGCTGCGACAAATGCTCGAAACTGCCCCGCCCGAAATTACACCTCAGCTACACGACAATTTGCGCTGGATAGAAGCAGCAAAAGCTAATCAATTAGTTGTTGGCTCGAAAGCTCGTATTTTATATGCCGATGCCGAAGGCCGCATCCGGATAGCTAAAGCCTTTAATGAAGCCATTGCTAAGGGCACAATTACCGCGCCCGTTGTGCTTGGCCGCGACCACCACGACGTATCGGGCACCGACTCGCCGTACCGCGAAACAAGTAATATTTACGATGGCTCGCGTTTTACCGCCGATATGGCCGTTCATAACGTTATAGGCGACTCGTTTAGGGGTGCTACCTGGGTTAGCCTGCACAACGGCGGTGGGGTAGGATGGGGCGAGGTTATAAATGGCGGCTTTGGATTGGTGCTTGACGGAACCCCCGAAGCTACCCAACGACTACAAGCTATGCTGCACTGGGATGTTAATAATGGTATTGCCCGCCGTAGCTGGGCTCGCAACCCCGAAGCCATTTTTGCCATAAAACGCGCCATGGAAACCGAGCCATTATTAAAGGTTACTTTACCAAATATAGTAAGCGACAACTTGCTTGAACAGCTATTTACTTAAAAAAAATATACAGGCAAGCAAAAATAATAAAAATATACGTTGTGAACTTATTAAACGTAACTACGTGTAACTAATTTAATGGTTTCGTAAACAAGTGGTTCTTTATGTAGAATGGGTTTAGCTGCATCGCCGCTATATTGCCAGGCGGCCACATATAAAAATTGGTCGTCGTTGCGTTTGGCTTCGCCGTTATCTTGATACTCTTCGCGGAAATGGCCTCCACAGCTTTCATTTCTGAGTAGGGCATCGTCAACCATTAACTCGCTAAGTTCTAAGAAGTCGGCAACTCTGTTGGCTTTGTCTAATTCCGGATTAAAAGAAGCGTCATCGCCCGGAATAAATACATCGCGCCAAAACTCTTCGCGCAATGCTTGTATCATTTTTTTTGCTTTGGCCAACCCTTCGGCGTTGCGCGCCATACCGCAATAATCCCACATTATTTTGCCCAATTTCATGTGTATATCGTCAACCGACTGGTTGCCCTTAACCTGCAATAAGTGTTGAATTTGGTTTTTAACTGTATTTTCAGCCTCGTCAAAAGCGGGGTGATTGGTAGAGATTTTTCCGGTCCTAATTTCGTTGGCCAGGTAGTTTCCAATAGTTATGGGCAATATAAAATAGCCATCGGCTAAACCTTGCATTAATGCCGAGGCACCAAGGCGGTTTGCACCGTGGTCGCTAAAATTGGCTTCGCCGGTAACGTATAATCCGGGTATATTAGAGGATAGTTCGTAATCAACCCAAAGGCCCCCCATAGTATAGTGTACTGCCGGATAAATGCGCATTGGTGTTTTGTAGGGGCTTTCTCCGGTAATTCGCTCGTACATTTCAAATAGGTTGCCATAGCGTTCGCGCACTATGTCTTCGCCTAAACGTTTAATAGCCGCCGAAAAATCTAAATAAACAGCTTCGCCATTTTCAATTACACTGCGGCCTTCGTCGCATACCCTTTTAGCGGCTCTTGAGGCTACATCTCGGGGTACTAAGTTTCCAAAGGCGGGGTACATACGCTCTAAGTAATAGTCGCGGTCTTCTTCGGGTATGGTATTGGGTTTTTTAAGACGGTCTTCAATTTTTTTAGGCACCCATACCTGGCCGTCGTTGCGCAAGCTTTCGCTCATTAGGGTTAGTTTTGACTGGTATTGGCCGGTTACAGGTATGCAGGTTGGGTGAATTTGGGTAAAACAGGGATTGCCAAACAATGCGCCGCGTTTATGAGCTTTCCAAATTGCGGTTACGTTGCTACCCATTGCATTTGTTGATAAAAAGAACACATTGCCGTAACCTCCGGTTGCCAAAACAACGGCATGGGCGGCATGGCGTTCAATGGCACCGGTTTCTAAATTCCGGACAATAATTCCGCGTGCTTTGCCGTCAATTAATACCACATCTAACATTTCGTGGCGGTTATACATGGTAACTGTTTTGGCGGCAATTTGTCTGCTAAGTGCGCTGTATGCACCTATCAGTAATTGCTGTCCGGTTTGGCCGGCAGCATAAAAGGTTCGGCTTACTTGTACCCCTCCAAACGAACGGTTTGATAATAAGCCGCCATATTCGCGGGCAAAGGGTACGCCCTGCGCTACACATTGGTCAATAATTTGTACACTGGTTTCGGCAAGGCGGTGAACGTTGGCTTCGCGCGAGCGGTAGTCGCCACCTTTAATTGTATCATAAAAAAGCCGATATACGCTATCGCCATCATTTTGATAGTTTTTAGCTGCATTAATACCACCTTGTGCGGCTATACTGTGCGCTCTGCGAGGCGAGTCTTGAAAACAAAAACATTTTACATTATAGCCTAATTCGCCCAACGAGGCGGCGGCGGCCCCTCCGGCTAAGCCACTACCTACTACAATAATATCGAGCTTGCGTTTATTGTTTGGCGCAACTAATTTAACGGTTGACTTATAATGTGTCCACTTATTTTCTAATGGACCGTTAGGGATATTGGCATTAAGTTGCATAACTAAAAATTCAAACAAACAAAAATGAAAATGAATATGCGGCGTGATAAATTAAAGGCGAAGTATTTTCGTTAAATTATTGCCCTAAGCAATTTTGGGTAATACTAGCATGGTTTAAAAAAATATAAAGTGGTTGCAAGGCAAAGCCTATGGAAATGATAAGCGTAAACGCTACCCCAATTGCTTTGATAAGTGGCGTATATTTTTTATGGTTAAGTCCTAAAGATTGAAACGCGCTTTGAAAACCATGCCATAGATGAAGCCCTACTACAACAACCGAAAAAAGGTAAAAAGCTATATACCACCATTGGCCAAAAGCAACGACAACAATTTTATATAGATCTTTGTACTCGTGTCCATCATACGATACAGTTGCTACTGTGCCAAATTTTAACTCGAACCAAAAACTTTTCATGTGTATGACAATAAAAAGCAGCATAACCGTGCCAAGTAAAGCCATACTGCGCGATGCCCAAGTTGTTTGGTTGGCCTTAGTTTGCGCGTAGTTTATGGGGCGTGCTTTTTTATTTAGGTATGCCAAGTAAATGCCTTGGAAACTGTGGAGCAGAATAAAAAAGTAGGTTACATACGATATTATTTTTATTGGCCCAAAGTTGGTCATAAATTTGGTGTATATATTAAAAGACTGGCCACAATCGTTTTTAAATAGCTGCAAATTACCCGACATGTGTACGGCTAAAAACAAGCATAAGAACAATCCAGTCAAACTCATAATGGTTTTCCGACCAATTGATGAGGATAAAAAACTTCCAAACCAAGACATAACGAATTTAGTTAATTTTTAATTTAAATCTCATTATATTGCTAATAAAAACAATATAATTTTGAGTTTCGTTTAAATTTGCGTGCAAAATTACAAAAAGGATATGGCATACGGCTAAAAATAATCAACTTATTTTTTTGACCCCTAAATTTAATCTTTTATAGTGCGAAAATTAAAAACGGGCAGTGTCAATACTTTAAACACTGCCCGTTTGCTAATGGCTACTTAACAACACGTAATTGCCATTTCTTAGCTAATTATCAACTTTTTTATATTTTTACTATTTTTTGCGGGTTAGCTACAAGCACTCCTTGTTGGTTATAGAAGTACAATACATATAAACCTTGTGGCAATGCACCTAAATCGAGGCTTTGTGTTAACATGCCGTTCATAATGGTTTTGGTGGTTACAATTTTACCATCGGGCGTAGTTAGGTTTACGGTGTGTACGGCAGGGGCTATATCGCTAAAAGTAATAGTAATATAATTTTCGGTGGGGTTAGGTGCTACTTGTGGTTGCACATTGGTAGGCAATTGGTTAGGAGGGGAGGCAAAACCACTAATTAGGTCGCATTTCTCAGCGTAGCAAACCAACCCTTGGTCATCGGTGCGTTGTACCATCATACAAACGTAATAGCTGCCGGATGTACTGTAGGTATGGTAAACTGTATTATTGCCTATAGAGGTAGTATTTGGGCTGTTGTCGCCCCAAGTCCAGGTAACTACATCGCAAGGCAGTAGGGCTACAGGGGTAAACGAGTCTAAAGTAGTATTGTAGATAAACCCAGAGCTAACATTAGTTTGTAATTTATCGCATAAGCAGGGTTCGGGTGTATCAACCACATCAAAACAGGTGTTAAGTTTTATTTTGCAAACGGTACCATCGCTGTTGGGGCGTATAACTTCGGCGCAAGCGGTGTAATTTCCGGGGGTTGCAAAGGTAAAGGTAAAGCAATTGCCTGCTTGGCTATTAGGTGTATCGGGTGTTGAGTCGCAGTTAATATCCCAGTTTACAATGTCTCCGGTTGTTAAACTGCCCGATACACAAAATTGGTAATTTATGCCGCCTAAATGGGTAACTACTATACCATAGTTGTTAAAATCGGTCATAAAGTCGGCGCAGCAAGGTTTGTCGCAAGGAATAACGATCTGTTTTTCGAGTTTTACTTCGCAATCGACATCTAAAATTTCGCCATTGAGACCGGTTTGGTAAACAAAAGTCCGGATGATTCTGACACAAATAGTTTGCGGGCCGCAGGGCAATCCGGATGCTACAAAGGGTGTGCTGCCATTTCCGGTAAATTCCGGAACTCCATCACAATTAGTATCCCATATTACCACATCACTTGTTAATAAGCCAAAAGGAGGATAAAAGGTTACAGTTGGCAATAAGCTCATATCTACCGGCAGTGGTGCGTTTTGCATTTGTGTTGTAAACTCATTGCAGGTTAGTGGTATAGTTACTTTTTTGGTGAGGGTAACCTCGCAGGTGTCGCTGCCGCTTACTCGTTTAACGGTTAGGCACACTACATAAGTGCCCGATGCCGCAAAGGTATGTGTATAGCTTGGATTTAGCGTGCTTTCAATGCTGTTGTCGCAATTAATATCCCATTCAACAAGGTCGGTGGGTAATACGCCGGCAGGTACGGTAAAGGTGGCGTTAAGTGTGCCCGGACTTATTGCGTAGCCAAAAGTTTGTGCCGATAGGTTTGCTACAAAATTGCTTTCCGAGCAGCTTGGCCCACACACTTCAATATCGTCAATAGCAAAATCGTAGCCCATATAAATTTCATCATCGGCAATAAGGGCAAAGGTCATAGGCAGGCCGGTGCCGGTAATGGTGGTACTAATTTGCTGCCATTGTTGCGGTACACAATTAGGGTCGGTTGCAAAATTGTGGGTTAAATAGGTGGTGCCGTTTACTTCAAGGCTTATTTTTCCGGCTGTTTGGCAAGCGGGTGGCCAAACCCAGGCACTAAAAGTATAAGTTCCGCTGGCAACGGTATTTATATTTTGTTGTAGGATTACCAAATCAACTCCGCCAGAAGTAGGGGGCATGCAGGTAAAATTACAATTATTTCGCACGTGGTCTTGCCAAAAAAAGTGGCCACTAATGGTTCCGGTAGTGTGGTCGGGTATTTGCGGATTAGGAAATAAAACAGGCCAAAAATTGGGCTGAATAGGCTCAAAATAAGATGGGGTGTATTGCGCTACGGGCATTCCGGAGGCTACGGCGTTAGCAGAGGTTTCAAAAGTACCATTAAACCATAAATTGTTATCGCATGGGCACCCGTCAACGGTAAGCATATAATCTAAGCCATATTTTTTGCACCCGCCGTAATTAATACCACTTGTTGGGTAGGTAAGTTGGATGCTGTAATTATATGTGCCGTTGCTGTTGTGTGCGGCTATATAAGTGGCACTTGTTGCGCCTGTAATTAAAGTATTATTCAAATACCATTGCCAGCCGAAACCCGGAGGCAAACAAATATTAGGCCCCTGAAGTACTGTTTGTTGGTTGCACAACGCTGTGTAAGCATAAGATAACGGCAATGGAAGCTCAACTAAATCAACCCTGTCAACACTTAAAATGCTTTGTGCACTGCCGCTGTTTTGGCGCGGGTAAATAGCTAATTCACTATAGCCTTGGCTGCCTGTTGTAAAACAAGTAAAAGCCGTTTGCATTGTGGTGTTAGTAGTAAGGTTTGTTTCGGTTAAAATATTTTGGTTAGGAGTGGACGTAGCGGGGTCGTAGGCAGTACCAACACAAGTGGCTACGCTGCTATGCAAACTTACAATGGCATTGTTTAAAGTGTTGCTTGCGGGGGTAGCGCGGTTGTAGGCAAATAAATACATGCTGTTTGGGTTTATCGTTACATTGGTTTTTAAACCCTCGCCGTGTGATGTGCCGCCGCCGGCATTAGCTAATGCCCACATGCTTACATAACCAGCATCAATACCGCCTGCATAAGGCCAGTTAGCAGCAACGCCATTTGGCGTGCCATGTGTGCCCGACCAACAATTTACCGGGCTTCCTGTGCAAATATTTAGATAGTTAGGTATATTGCTGCAAATTCCTGGGTTACAAATTAAATTAGGGTAGGTGCAAAAAGGTGTAAATGTTAAACATGGCAGGATAACAGGGTCAATACCTTTTTTGTAAATATAAATCACCCCAGTTAAATGTTCGCCTTTTATGCCGTTGGCGTTCGATATGGTATAGTTTATTTTGTCGTAACCATTATCGAAAAATTCGGAGTTTGGGTAATAAAAAATTAGGTCAACATCCCAAACTGCCTTTCCGAAGTCGGGCTGTCCTATTTCTGTAACGTACAAACCTTTTAGTAAATCTTTACAAACTACAGGGTCGTCGGTGATGCATAGATCGTTAGCCAAAATATCGGCTACATTAATCATTAAGGAACTTTGGCCATCTATCCACTCGTAGTAATCGGCGGCGGGTTGAATGGTGGCAGTGTCAATGGGTTCTTGGGCAAACGCAGTTAAACTTAAAAGCGCGCTAAGTAATAAAGTTAAAGCGCAGTTTTGGAAAGTCAAAAAATTAGTCATGGCGAAGTAAAATATTTTGTGTTAAAAAAATGATTAATTATTTTTGATGACACAAAATTACCGCCATGGACAAGGGGGTTGCAATTACAAAAATGATATAAAAAAAACAGGCTTTTTTATCCGGATATATTTTTTTACGGGATAGTTTTTTACCTATGGCAAAGTAGGTATAAATCGTAAAATGCTTACTACACAAGCATTACAGCAATATCGAACCTCACAACAAAGGCAATAAATAATAAAAAAACATCATTACACATTTTCGATAAAATTCCGGAACCATATTTTACCCTTTTTCTTAATTAGTATAAAAAAGAGATTATTTTTCTTAAATCAGATTTTAATTTTAAGAATTGATGCCTTATTTTTAAGACAAGGCGCTACTTTTGGGGCAATATTTCCGGATAAATTGCTATGGAGGAAGCAAAATTTAAGTTTCAAACAAATTTAGTTTGCACTATGCTACTATACATAGCTTATACATAATCTATGTTGCGCTAAAACATTGACTAACCAAAATAACTGCAAGCAAAGTTGTTTTCGTTGTCTAATTATCGCCATCCTCAAGCGGGTTGCTGGTTGCCTGCCATTGTGGGGCGGCATCGTCGCTGTTAGTCGGCTTAGGTATTACGGTGCCCGTAAGGGTAAGCAATTGTCTGGGTGTGTCGGTGGCATTTGTAAGTACCATCACGGTGTGTATAAAAGAGCCTGATCGGCCTTTTGTTTCAACGCGGGCACTGATAAACCCCACCTGGCCGGGCATTATGGCTGCATTTGTCCATCCGGGCGAGGTGCAACCACACGAGGTTTTTACATCGGCAATTAATAAAGGCTCGTTGCCAACATTTTTCACTGTAAAATCAACATGTGCGGGTTCGCCGGCTTCAATATTCCCTAAGTTATATTTTGTAGTTGAAAAATTGGCAATTGGGGTGTGCAGTTCAATTAAATTGCCTTCGTTGTTGTAGGTGTACATTTTGCCTGCTTGCATGGTTGTTTGTGCTTTGGCAGTTACAATAAATCCTAAAGGCATACCTAAAAATAAAAGGCAAATGAGGCTAAAGATTTCTTTTTTCATAATAAAGTAGTATAAAGGCAGCAAATGTTAAGTTGTACTTTTTGCTTAACTACTAATATTGGCAGTAAGTTGTTATGCTTAAGTTTAGACGATATTAATGAAAATAGTAACTTTATTAATTATTTTACTTTACTTTACTTTACTGTATAGTTGGGGGCTTCTTTTGTAATATCTACGTCGTGGGGGTGGCTTTCGCGGAGGCCGGCGCCGGTAATTACCATAAATTGTGCCGACTGATGCAGGCTGGGTATGTTTGGGGTGCCGCAGTAACCCATTCCGGCTTTAATACCACCTAACAGTTGGTAAACGGTATCGGCTAAGCGGCCCTTGTAGGCAACACGCCCTTCAATACCTTCGGGCACTAATTTGTTAGCTCCGTGCTGAAAATACCGGTCTTTGCTGCCGCGCCGCATAGCCGCCAGCGAACCCATACCCCGGTACACTTTAAACCCGGCGGCCTTGGTATAATTCGGTAGCGCCGGGGCTTTCTTTGCATCCGGCAAAAATGCTGCCCAGCATACAGGTACTGGCACCTGCAGCTATGGCTTTTACTATATCGCCACTGTATTTTACTCCACCATCGGCAATAACAGGTATATTGTAAGGCAGTGCTGCTTCGGCACAATCGGTTACGGCTGTAATTTGCGGTACGCCAACCCCTGCTACAACCCTTGTAGTACATATTGAGCCTGGGCCTATGCCTACTTTTATGGCATCGGCACCGGCGGCAATTAAGGCTTTGGTGGCGGCGGCTGTGGCTACGTTTCCGGCAATAATTTGTAAATTGGGGTAGGTATTTTTTAAGCGCTCTACAGCTTGTATTACGCCTAACGAGTGGCCGTGGGCGGTATCTAACACTACCACATCAATACCAGCTTGTATTAAAGCGGCGGTTCTTTGTAACAGGTCGGGGGTATTGCCCAAGGCAGCACCTACCAATAAACGGCCCTGTGCATCTAAGGCTGCATGGGGGTACTGTATTGATTTTTCAATATCTTTAATAGTAATTAATCCGGTTAAATGGCCTTCGGCATCAACCAAAGGCAGTTTTTCAATTTTATGAAACTGAAGTAGTTTTTTTGCCTCGTCTAAAGTAGTGTCCGAGGGTGCTGTAATTAAGTTTTTGCCCGTCATTACCTCAAATATATACTTGTTATGGTCGGTTTCAAACCTAATATCGCGGTTGGTTATAATACCTACCAAACGTTGCCCTTCGGTTACGGGCACCCCCGAAATTCGATATTTTGCCATTAAGGCATCGGCCTCGTGTACTTTGTGGTTGGGCGATAAATAAAACGGATTATTAATAACTACGTTCTGCGAGCGTTTTACTTTGTCCACCTCGTCGGCTTGGCGTTCTATGCTCATGTTTTTATGAATAATGCCAATACCACCTTCGCGTGCCATAGCAATAGCCATCCGGCTTTCGGTAACAGTGTCCATGCCAGCGCTTATTAGGGGCATGTTTAGCCTTATGGTTGGTGTAAGTTGTGTAGTTAAGTCAACTTGATGAGGCAAAACTTCTGAGTAGGCTGGTATTAACAGCACATCGTCAAAAGTTAGCCCTTTGCGGTAGTTGCTTTCCATAAATAAATAAATAAAGTAATTAATGCAATTTTTGCCTTGTGTATGATAGATGGATAAAATAAAACAAGTTGAATGGCTTGTATAATATTGCACCATGCTAACCAGAATGGCGAATACTGAGTTAGCAAATAAAAGCCCTTTCGTTAAAATTGCCTGCAAAATTAAACTTATTTTTCCGGATGACGCAGGCTTTTTTACCTTGAAAATCCGGAAATAAGTTTAAATGATGTTAATTCTTATAAAGTAAAAAGTGTAATTATTAATAATATCGGCTTTATTTTGTACCTTTGCGTTAATTATTTGTTATCGCATTTTGTTTAATATATTTTTTTAAAATAGTATGCAAATACCATTCACGCCGACCATACCTTTAGAAGATTTTTTTAAGATGCCCGAGAAAACAGGTTTTGCCATTTCGCCGAACGGGCAAAATATAGCTTGGTTGGCTCCTTATGCCAACCGGTTAAATGTCTATACCGCCCTTATTGAGCATCCGGAAGAAAAGCACCTTTTAACCAATAGCACCGACCGAAATATAGCAGGCTGCTTTTGGGGAAATGACGACTATATCCTTTATTTAAAAGATACAGACGGCGATGAAAACTTTCGTTTGTACAGCGTACATAAATCGGGCCTTGAAGATGCCGTTTTGTTAACACCTTTTGATGGTATTAAAGTTAATATTATTGATTTATTGCTCAACGGTCACCAAGATGAAATTTTAATTACCCATAATCACCGCGACAAACGCCATTTCGATGTTTATAAACTAAATATCCGCACTAGTCAAGCTGAGTTAGTGCTTGAAAACCCGGGGGGCTACCTAAGTTTTACTTGCGACCAAGAAGGCGCCGTCCGGATGGTTACGCTCGTAGAAGGGGCAACAACATACATTTGCCACCGGAAAACAGCGCAAGACAAGTTTGAAAAAATACTTTCGTTTAGTTTTAAAGATAGTTTTGAGGCAATAGCCTTTGATGCCAACAACGAACATATCTACGCTTTGTCGAACATAAACCGCGACAAAGCCGCTTTGGTTCGGTATGATATTGCCAATAATAAAGAGTTGGATTTGATTTTTGAACATCCGGAAGTTGATTGTACCGGATGCCGCATCTCGCGCCTCACATGGAAACCTCAAGCCGTAATTTACGAGGCGTGGAAACAGGAAATGCACTTTTTAGATGCCGATTTTGCCCAAAACTACCAACAACTTAAAAGTTTATTACCCAACAATCAATTGGAAATTGCCGTTATTAGCCGGAGTTTAGACGAAAAAATTTGGCTAGTTCGCACCTACAGCGACCGGCAATTAGGCAGTTTTTATGTTTATAACACCACTACCAATACTTTGCAATTTTTGGCCGATAACTCGCCTTGGATGGACAAGTATGAACTTGCCGAAATGCGCCCAATTAAATACACCACCCGAGACGGTTTAACAGTACACGGCTATTTAACTTTACCGGTTGGGGTCGAAGCCTCTAAACTACCCGTTGTAGTAAACCCACACGGCGGCCCGTGGGCACGCGACCATTGGGGCTTTAATCCCGAAGTGCAGTTTTTGGCCAACAGAGGCTATGCCGTTTTGCAAATGAACTTTAGAGGGTCGGTAGGTTTTGGCCGCAAATTTTGGGAGGCCTCTTTTAAACAATGGGGGCTTACAATGCAGAACGATATTACAGATGGCGTACAATGGCTAATTGAACAAGGAATTGCCGACCCGCAGCGTATTGCCATTTATGGTGCCAGTTATGGGGGCTATGCAACTTTGGCGGGCATTACTTTTACACCTAATTTATATGCCTGTGCCATAGACTATGTAGGCGTTTCGAACCTGTTTACCTTCATGAAATCAATACCGCCGTATTGGGAGGTTTTTTTAGACCAAATGTACCAAATGGTTGGCCACCCCGAACACGATAAAGACTATTTTACGGCAGCTTCGCCCGTTTTCCATGTTAATAATATTAAAGTGCCTCTGTTTATAGCACAAGGTGCCAAAGACCCACGTGTAAACATTAATGAAAGCGACCAGGTTGTAGAAGCCTTGCAAAAACGCGGTGTTACAATAAACTATATGGTTAAAGACAACGAAGGTCACGGATTTTTGAACCAAGAAAACAAGTTTGAATTTTACAAAGCCATGGAAGAGTTTTTGGCAACCCATTTATTAGTTGATGAAAAAGCTGCTTTTGCCGCCTAATTTTTTCCGGATTTATTGCTGTAGCATATCCTTAGACATAAGCGAAAAACAAACCCTTGATAACTGCGTAGTTATTAGCAGTTTGTTTGTTGTTTAACGTATAGCTTTGGCTATATCTAACATTAATTGTGGGTTTTGCTCAAAAGCAGTGCCAATTACCAACAAATCGGCACCAGCTTGGCATAAAGCAGCAGCTTGTTGTGGCGTTTTTATGCCGCCACCTACAATTAAAGGAATCTCAATTTGTTGTTTAACGGCTGCCACAGTTGCAATAGGTACACTATTTATGGCACCGCTGCCGGCATCTAAATAAATTAATTTTAAACCTAACAGTTCGCCAGCGAGGGCGGTACAGGCTGCAATATCGGGTTTATTGGCGGGTATGGGGCTACTGCCGCTCATGTACGATACCGTTGTAGCAGTGCCGCCGTCAATCAAAACATATCCGGTTGGTAGTGCTTCGAGGCGCATTGCCTGCACTAATGGGGCAGCTATAACATGTTGGCCAATAAGTAAATCGGGATTTCGGCCCGATATTAACGATAAAAATAAAACCGCATCGGCACTTGGGGTTAATTGTAGCGGGCTCCCCGGAAATAAAATAACGGGCAAGGAACTGTGCTGCTTTAAGGCTTGCGCCAGGTCGTCGGTTTGATGTTTGGTAACCAAACTGCCACCCAAAAACCAATAATTCACACCGGCTTGCAA
The sequence above is drawn from the Sphingobacteriales bacterium genome and encodes:
- a CDS encoding fumarate reductase/succinate dehydrogenase flavoprotein subunit, which encodes MQLNANIPNGPLENKWTHYKSTVKLVAPNNKRKLDIIVVGSGLAGGAAAASLGELGYNVKCFCFQDSPRRAHSIAAQGGINAAKNYQNDGDSVYRLFYDTIKGGDYRSREANVHRLAETSVQIIDQCVAQGVPFAREYGGLLSNRSFGGVQVSRTFYAAGQTGQQLLIGAYSALSRQIAAKTVTMYNRHEMLDVVLIDGKARGIIVRNLETGAIERHAAHAVVLATGGYGNVFFLSTNAMGSNVTAIWKAHKRGALFGNPCFTQIHPTCIPVTGQYQSKLTLMSESLRNDGQVWVPKKIEDRLKKPNTIPEEDRDYYLERMYPAFGNLVPRDVASRAAKRVCDEGRSVIENGEAVYLDFSAAIKRLGEDIVRERYGNLFEMYERITGESPYKTPMRIYPAVHYTMGGLWVDYELSSNIPGLYVTGEANFSDHGANRLGASALMQGLADGYFILPITIGNYLANEIRTGKISTNHPAFDEAENTVKNQIQHLLQVKGNQSVDDIHMKLGKIMWDYCGMARNAEGLAKAKKMIQALREEFWRDVFIPGDDASFNPELDKANRVADFLELSELMVDDALLRNESCGGHFREEYQDNGEAKRNDDQFLYVAAWQYSGDAAKPILHKEPLVYETIKLVTRSYV
- a CDS encoding succinate dehydrogenase cytochrome b subunit, with the protein product MSWFGSFLSSSIGRKTIMSLTGLFLCLFLAVHMSGNLQLFKNDCGQSFNIYTKFMTNFGPIKIISYVTYFFILLHSFQGIYLAYLNKKARPINYAQTKANQTTWASRSMALLGTVMLLFIVIHMKSFWFELKFGTVATVSYDGHEYKDLYKIVVVAFGQWWYIAFYLFSVVVVGLHLWHGFQSAFQSLGLNHKKYTPLIKAIGVAFTLIISIGFALQPLYIFLNHASITQNCLGQ
- a CDS encoding S9 family peptidase — translated: MQIPFTPTIPLEDFFKMPEKTGFAISPNGQNIAWLAPYANRLNVYTALIEHPEEKHLLTNSTDRNIAGCFWGNDDYILYLKDTDGDENFRLYSVHKSGLEDAVLLTPFDGIKVNIIDLLLNGHQDEILITHNHRDKRHFDVYKLNIRTSQAELVLENPGGYLSFTCDQEGAVRMVTLVEGATTYICHRKTAQDKFEKILSFSFKDSFEAIAFDANNEHIYALSNINRDKAALVRYDIANNKELDLIFEHPEVDCTGCRISRLTWKPQAVIYEAWKQEMHFLDADFAQNYQQLKSLLPNNQLEIAVISRSLDEKIWLVRTYSDRQLGSFYVYNTTTNTLQFLADNSPWMDKYELAEMRPIKYTTRDGLTVHGYLTLPVGVEASKLPVVVNPHGGPWARDHWGFNPEVQFLANRGYAVLQMNFRGSVGFGRKFWEASFKQWGLTMQNDITDGVQWLIEQGIADPQRIAIYGASYGGYATLAGITFTPNLYACAIDYVGVSNLFTFMKSIPPYWEVFLDQMYQMVGHPEHDKDYFTAASPVFHVNNIKVPLFIAQGAKDPRVNINESDQVVEALQKRGVTINYMVKDNEGHGFLNQENKFEFYKAMEEFLATHLLVDEKAAFAA
- a CDS encoding DUF1573 domain-containing protein, which encodes MKKEIFSLICLLFLGMPLGFIVTAKAQTTMQAGKMYTYNNEGNLIELHTPIANFSTTKYNLGNIEAGEPAHVDFTVKNVGNEPLLIADVKTSCGCTSPGWTNAAIMPGQVGFISARVETKGRSGSFIHTVMVLTNATDTPRQLLTLTGTVIPKPTNSDDAAPQWQATSNPLEDGDN
- a CDS encoding urocanate hydratase, producing MTIAEFQAHILNGIPTQLPPPPVYDTTLNHAPIRKPILTLAEKQLALKNALRYFQVQHHPVLAPEFAAELNQFGRIYMHRFRPVYPMHARPVRHYPCQTPQAAAIMLMIQNNLDPEVAQHPHELITYGGNGAVFQNWAQYLLTMQYLAKMTNKQTLVLYSGHPLGLFPSHPDAPRVVVTNGMMIPNYSQPDDWERFNALGVTQYGQMTAGSFMYIGPQGIVHGTTITVLNAGRRLGIAGPDGLQGVVFATSGLGGMSGAQAKAAVIAGAVGVVAEINPKVVALRHRQGWVDEVYTDLAQLSARIMQAKGNGQAVSLAYEGNVVDMWEYFAQHNIRIELGSDQTSLHNPWAGGYYPAGYTLEESQDLMAQNPDAFRTAVQQSLIRQVNAVNKLGTNLGMYFWDYGNAFLLEASRAGADVMAANGIDFKYPSYVQDILGPLCFDYGFGPFRWVCTSNTNEDLATTDALAAQVLRQMLETAPPEITPQLHDNLRWIEAAKANQLVVGSKARILYADAEGRIRIAKAFNEAIAKGTITAPVVLGRDHHDVSGTDSPYRETSNIYDGSRFTADMAVHNVIGDSFRGATWVSLHNGGGVGWGEVINGGFGLVLDGTPEATQRLQAMLHWDVNNGIARRSWARNPEAIFAIKRAMETEPLLKVTLPNIVSDNLLEQLFT